A stretch of the Notamacropus eugenii isolate mMacEug1 chromosome 2, mMacEug1.pri_v2, whole genome shotgun sequence genome encodes the following:
- the LOC140523096 gene encoding olfactory receptor 10K1-like, whose translation MERSNETNVSEFVFLGFSALAEFQQLLFAVFLFLYLFTLGTNAVILSTILLERALHTPMYFFLGILSSFETCYTFVIVPKMLVDLLAQRKTISFVGCAIQMLTFLFLGCSHSFLLAAMGYDRYVAICNPLRYTVLMGHGTCMGLVAAACACGFTVALVTTSLVFHLPFHSSNQLHHFFCDISPVLQLASHHTLLSQMVIFMLGVFVLVIPLLLILASYVRIISAILKIPSIVGRYKAFSTCASHLIVVTVHYGCASFIYLRPKTNYTSSQDALISVSYTILTPLFNPMIYSLRNKEFKAALWRALGQNLCSKH comes from the coding sequence ATGGAGAGAAGCAACGAGACAAATGTGAGTGAATTTGTCTTCCTTGGCTTCTCAGCCCTGGCTGAATTTCAGCAGCTACTGTTTGCAGTGTTCCTTTTCCTCTACCTATTCACTCTAGGCACCAATGCTGTGATCCTATCCACCATCCTGTTGGAACGAGCCCTCCATactcccatgtacttcttccttgGAATTCTGTCCTCATTTGAGACATGCTACACTTTTGTCATAGTGCCCAAGATGCTAGTAGATTTGCTGGCCCAGAGGAAGACTATCTCTTTTGTGGGCTGTGCTATTCAGATGCTCACCTTCCTCTTCCTTGGCTGTTCTCACTCTTTTCTGCTGGCAGCCATGGGCTATGACCGCTATGTGGCCATCTGCAACCCTCTTCGTTACACAGTGCTGATGGGCCATGGAACATGTATGGGACTGGTAGCTGCAGCCTGTGCCTGTGGCTTCACAGTTGCCTTGGTTACAACATCCCTTGTATTTCACTTGCCCTTCCATTCTTCCAACCAGCTCCATCACTTCTTCTGTGACATTTCCCCTGTCCTCCAGCTGGCTTCCCACCACACTCTCCTTAGTCAGATGGTCATCTTCATGCTGGGTGTCTTTGTCCTGGTCATCCCTTTACTGTTGATTCTGGCCTCCTATGTCCGTATCATCTCTGCCATACTAAAGATCCCCTCCATTGTGGGCAGGTACAAAGCCTTCTCCACCTGTGCTTCTCACCTTATTGTTGTCACTGTCCACTATGGCTGTGCCTCCTTTATCTATTTGAGGCCCAAAACCAACTATACCTCAAGCCAAGATGCTCTGATATCTGTGTCCTATACCATTCTAACTCCATTATTCAATCCCATGATTTATAGTCTGAGAAATAAAGAGTTCAAGGCAGCTCTGTGGCGGGCATTGGGTCAGAACTTGTGTTCCAAACATTAA